A single genomic interval of Asinibacterium sp. OR53 harbors:
- a CDS encoding serine hydrolase: MHSLFKRMVLLCCFCPLLSAAQQKEQYHAPVFEDKDRLQRMEALFPVVAQLYASYAEKNHFPGYAFGIMLDGKLVYKGSGGYIDLENKIPATTTAMFRIASMSKSFTAMAILQLRDQGKLQLDDPVSKYIPGIHDQQLTSDAPVITIRHLLTHSAGFPEDNPWGDRQLADTREALLQLIKKGISFSNVPGVAYEYSNLGFASLGYIIEKVTGKPYSEYIAEHIWKPLNMSQATYEYSRVPAAQLAHGYRWIDGHWKTEALLHDGIYGAMGGMITSIESFSKYVALHQQAWPPRNDAEQGPLKRSSIREMHQPWRFSGLNAQFTYPDGKKCPVVSAYGYGLRWSRDCEGRTIIEHSGGLPGFGSNWKILPEYGLGVILFANVTYASTSAINLQVLDTLIRAAKLKPASLPPSDILKERQAVLLKLLPSWDGAASSGIFAENFFADYLIDALKKEAKEVFEKAGTIIRVGEVMPENQLRGSFTLYGTSTNILVSFTLTPEHPALIQEYHLRNIAR; the protein is encoded by the coding sequence ATGCATAGTCTTTTTAAAAGAATGGTTTTGCTCTGTTGTTTTTGTCCGCTGCTATCGGCGGCACAACAAAAAGAACAGTATCATGCACCTGTATTTGAAGACAAAGACCGGCTGCAACGCATGGAAGCTTTGTTCCCTGTTGTAGCGCAACTGTATGCTTCCTATGCAGAGAAGAATCATTTTCCGGGATATGCTTTTGGCATCATGCTCGATGGCAAGCTGGTGTACAAGGGGAGTGGCGGCTATATTGACCTGGAAAATAAAATACCGGCTACTACTACGGCTATGTTCCGCATTGCATCCATGTCTAAAAGCTTTACAGCCATGGCCATCCTGCAATTGCGCGATCAGGGTAAACTGCAACTGGATGATCCGGTATCGAAATACATACCCGGAATCCATGACCAGCAACTCACCAGCGATGCACCTGTCATTACTATACGCCATCTACTTACTCATAGTGCCGGTTTTCCGGAAGACAATCCCTGGGGCGATCGCCAATTGGCAGACACCCGCGAAGCATTACTGCAATTGATCAAAAAAGGAATTTCATTTTCAAATGTACCGGGTGTTGCCTATGAATACAGCAACCTGGGCTTTGCCAGCCTGGGATACATCATAGAAAAAGTAACAGGCAAACCTTACAGCGAATACATTGCCGAACATATCTGGAAACCATTGAACATGAGCCAGGCTACGTATGAATACAGCCGTGTTCCGGCGGCGCAACTGGCACATGGTTATCGTTGGATTGATGGTCATTGGAAAACAGAAGCTCTTTTGCATGATGGCATCTATGGTGCCATGGGCGGCATGATCACTTCGATAGAATCGTTCAGTAAATATGTGGCATTGCACCAGCAGGCATGGCCACCGCGCAATGATGCAGAACAGGGCCCTTTGAAAAGAAGTTCCATACGCGAAATGCACCAGCCCTGGCGTTTCAGCGGCCTCAATGCACAATTCACTTATCCCGATGGAAAAAAATGTCCTGTTGTTAGCGCTTATGGATATGGTTTAAGATGGTCGAGGGACTGCGAAGGGAGAACCATCATTGAACACAGCGGCGGATTGCCAGGCTTTGGCAGTAACTGGAAGATACTACCCGAATATGGTTTAGGCGTGATATTGTTTGCCAACGTGACTTATGCCAGCACCAGCGCCATCAACCTGCAAGTGTTGGATACGCTGATCAGGGCTGCAAAATTGAAACCTGCATCCTTGCCCCCATCTGATATTCTGAAAGAAAGACAAGCAGTGTTGTTGAAATTATTGCCCAGTTGGGATGGTGCCGCATCCAGCGGTATTTTTGCGGAGAATTTTTTTGCCGATTACCTGATTGATGCGTTAAAGAAGGAAGCGAAAGAAGTATTTGAAAAAGCCGGAACCATTATCAGGGTTGGCGAAGTGATGCCGGAAAACCAGTTGCGCGGCTCATTTACGTTATATGGTACAAGCACGAATATCCTTGTGAGTTTTACACTTACGCCGGAACACCCTGCGTTGATACAGGAATACCATCTCCGGAATATTGCCCGGTAA
- a CDS encoding thiamine pyrophosphate-dependent enzyme, with amino-acid sequence MNFFRKELSNDELIYIYRNLLLPRMIEEKMLVLLRQGRISKWFSGIGQEAIAVGSTLALQKNEWIMPLHRNLGVFTSRQMSLQKLFMQWQGNKDGYSKGRERSFHFGSKAHHICGMISHLGPQLTLADGVALAHQLRKEQKVSLAYSGDGGTSEGDFHEALNIAAVWDLPVIFLIENNGYGLSTPVSEQYRCQNLVDKARGYGMEGVRINGNNVLEVYDTIKGVREYCINNRKPYLVECMTFRMRGHEEASGTKYVPQELFKKWVQQDPVRSFEQYLLAEKVLTQTEVTNIRNGFKDYMEEELQHAFDAQPIIPDTAEELQDVYAKQSVIHSQWSLANRVDEPEPVTDEPAKRFIDAITEALKQSMEKHTQLVLMGQDIAEYGGAFKITEGFVEQFGKERVRNTPLCESAVIGTALGLSLETFKSVVEMQFADFVTMGFNQIVNNLAKIYYRWGQPADVVIRMPTGGGVGAGPFHSQSNEAWFTHVPGLKVVYPSSPHDAKGLLIAAINDPNPVLYFEHKALYRSISGHFPGQPYEVEIGKARVVQQGEDITVISYGMGVHWALHYQQEHPDISLHLLDLRTLLPLDYEAIRKAVKQTGKVLILHEDTLTGGIGAEVAAWVGEHCYELLDAPVMRCASLDTPVPFNTELEKNFMAESRLDACIKKLQAY; translated from the coding sequence ATGAATTTCTTCAGAAAGGAATTGAGCAACGATGAACTGATCTATATCTACCGCAATCTTTTACTGCCCAGGATGATTGAGGAAAAAATGCTGGTGTTGTTACGGCAGGGCAGGATCAGCAAATGGTTCAGCGGCATCGGACAGGAAGCCATTGCCGTAGGCAGTACGCTGGCCCTTCAGAAAAATGAATGGATCATGCCATTGCATCGCAACCTGGGTGTGTTCACTTCCCGTCAGATGTCGCTGCAAAAATTGTTCATGCAGTGGCAGGGAAACAAAGACGGATACAGCAAGGGCAGGGAACGCAGCTTTCATTTTGGCAGCAAAGCGCATCATATATGTGGCATGATCTCTCACCTGGGACCGCAACTGACATTGGCCGATGGAGTAGCCCTGGCGCACCAGCTTCGCAAAGAACAAAAAGTATCGTTAGCCTATTCGGGCGATGGCGGTACGAGCGAAGGAGATTTTCACGAAGCCCTGAACATAGCGGCTGTGTGGGATCTGCCGGTGATATTTCTTATTGAAAACAACGGCTACGGGTTGAGCACACCCGTGAGCGAACAATACCGCTGCCAAAACCTGGTTGACAAAGCCAGAGGATATGGCATGGAAGGCGTTCGCATCAATGGGAACAATGTGCTGGAAGTGTATGATACGATCAAAGGCGTACGTGAATATTGTATCAATAACCGGAAACCTTACCTGGTAGAGTGCATGACCTTCCGCATGCGCGGACATGAAGAAGCCAGCGGCACCAAATATGTGCCGCAGGAACTGTTCAAAAAATGGGTACAGCAGGATCCGGTGAGAAGTTTTGAACAATACCTGCTCGCAGAAAAAGTGCTCACTCAAACGGAAGTAACCAATATCCGCAATGGGTTTAAGGATTATATGGAAGAAGAACTGCAGCATGCTTTCGATGCACAACCCATAATACCCGATACTGCCGAAGAATTGCAGGACGTATATGCGAAACAATCGGTGATCCACAGCCAATGGTCGTTGGCTAACAGGGTTGATGAACCCGAACCTGTAACGGATGAGCCCGCCAAACGTTTTATCGATGCAATTACGGAAGCGTTGAAGCAGAGTATGGAAAAGCACACACAACTGGTGCTCATGGGGCAAGACATAGCCGAATATGGCGGCGCATTCAAGATCACGGAAGGATTTGTAGAACAGTTTGGTAAGGAGCGGGTGCGCAACACACCGCTTTGTGAAAGTGCAGTGATAGGAACAGCGTTAGGGTTGAGCCTGGAAACATTCAAATCGGTAGTAGAAATGCAGTTTGCCGATTTTGTTACCATGGGTTTCAACCAGATCGTCAACAACCTGGCAAAAATATATTACCGTTGGGGGCAACCGGCAGACGTGGTCATCCGCATGCCAACAGGCGGCGGTGTGGGAGCCGGTCCTTTCCATTCACAAAGCAATGAAGCCTGGTTCACGCATGTGCCCGGTTTGAAAGTGGTGTATCCTTCTTCGCCGCACGATGCAAAAGGACTACTCATTGCAGCCATCAATGATCCGAATCCGGTTTTATATTTCGAACACAAAGCGTTGTACAGGAGTATAAGCGGCCATTTTCCCGGTCAGCCTTATGAAGTGGAGATCGGCAAGGCGCGGGTAGTGCAGCAGGGAGAAGATATTACCGTGATCAGTTACGGAATGGGCGTACACTGGGCATTACATTACCAGCAAGAGCACCCGGATATTTCCCTGCACCTCCTGGACCTCAGAACCTTATTACCACTCGATTACGAAGCGATACGCAAAGCGGTAAAGCAAACAGGCAAAGTATTGATCCTGCATGAAGATACACTGACCGGAGGCATTGGCGCAGAAGTGGCGGCCTGGGTAGGAGAGCATTGTTATGAATTGCTGGATGCTCCCGTAATGCGCTGCGCTTCGCTGGACACGCCTGTTCCGTTCAACACGGAGCTGGAAAAGAATTTCATGGCGGAAAGCCGTTTGGATGCGTGCATAAAGAAACTGCAGGCTTATTAA
- a CDS encoding Bax inhibitor-1/YccA family protein encodes MAIFKSGNPTLSEKMFDRSLQLESAAQGTMSVRGAINKFGFLMLMVIAGAGYSWHLYDQFKQDTMTTLMIVGAIGGMISAFAISFKPNWAPYLAPAYGILEGLFIGGISAILNAAFAKSYPGLIMQAVGLTFGVAIAMFLLYNFRVIKATEKFKSIIFSATLGIFIFYLITMVLRWFGVNISFMYDSSPLSIGISLFVVAIAALNLILDFDMIEQGAERGAPKFMEWYGAFGLMVTIIWLYIEILKLLSKLSNRN; translated from the coding sequence ATGGCAATTTTTAAATCGGGTAACCCTACTCTTTCGGAAAAGATGTTTGACAGGAGTTTGCAGCTGGAATCGGCAGCACAAGGTACCATGAGTGTGCGTGGGGCGATTAACAAGTTCGGCTTTTTGATGCTGATGGTAATAGCAGGGGCCGGTTACAGCTGGCACTTGTATGACCAGTTCAAACAAGATACCATGACCACGCTGATGATCGTAGGAGCGATCGGTGGTATGATCAGCGCATTCGCAATTTCATTCAAACCCAACTGGGCGCCTTACCTGGCACCCGCTTATGGCATATTGGAAGGTCTTTTCATCGGCGGTATTTCCGCGATACTGAATGCGGCTTTCGCCAAAAGCTATCCCGGGTTGATCATGCAGGCGGTAGGGCTCACTTTTGGTGTGGCCATTGCCATGTTCCTGCTCTATAATTTCCGCGTGATCAAGGCTACGGAGAAATTCAAATCCATCATATTCTCGGCAACCCTGGGCATCTTCATCTTTTATTTGATTACGATGGTGCTGCGCTGGTTTGGTGTGAACATCAGCTTCATGTACGACAGCAGCCCGCTGAGCATTGGCATCAGCCTGTTTGTAGTCGCTATCGCAGCGTTGAACCTGATCCTTGATTTCGATATGATCGAACAGGGTGCAGAAAGAGGCGCTCCCAAGTTCATGGAATGGTATGGTGCATTCGGACTGATGGTTACCATCATCTGGCTGTACATTGAAATACTTAAATTGTTGAGTAAACTTTCGAACAGAAACTAA
- a CDS encoding polysaccharide deacetylase family protein, which translates to MPIRNNMLGFILILTVNSIASCNNVSTGKEASDTASIVKSAVAPAKPAAVDPLAHWQPLAYDSTKKYIYLTFDDGPQHGTVTCVDTCRKLGVKASFFMVAMHAKAKSDGMQIVKMIRDSYPSFLLANHSTTHAAIGYHRFYKQVSQTGEDFTNAQEQLHVPYKMARLPGNSAWVRQGELKASPLVRPVTALLDSAGYNVFGWDVEWSFNHKNARPVQSPEKLLAEVDSAFARNRTHVKNHLVILSHDRMFQRPEDAAALSAFIRLLKQNPAYVFETVDHYPGIKPPVYQPF; encoded by the coding sequence ATGCCGATCAGAAATAATATGCTGGGATTCATCCTGATACTAACAGTCAATAGTATTGCGAGTTGTAATAATGTCTCAACCGGGAAGGAAGCTTCGGACACCGCCTCCATTGTGAAGTCCGCTGTTGCACCCGCCAAGCCTGCGGCCGTTGACCCGCTTGCCCATTGGCAGCCATTGGCATACGACAGCACCAAAAAATACATTTACCTCACTTTCGATGATGGACCCCAGCACGGTACGGTAACCTGTGTAGATACCTGCCGCAAGCTGGGCGTGAAAGCCAGCTTTTTTATGGTGGCCATGCATGCCAAAGCCAAATCCGATGGTATGCAGATCGTTAAGATGATCCGTGATAGTTACCCTTCCTTCCTGTTGGCCAACCACAGCACCACGCATGCGGCTATTGGCTATCACCGGTTTTACAAACAGGTGAGCCAGACAGGCGAAGATTTTACCAACGCCCAGGAGCAATTGCATGTGCCATATAAAATGGCCAGGCTGCCGGGCAACAGCGCCTGGGTAAGGCAGGGGGAACTGAAGGCTTCGCCGCTGGTGCGGCCGGTTACCGCTTTGCTCGACAGTGCCGGGTACAATGTGTTCGGATGGGATGTAGAGTGGAGTTTCAACCACAAGAATGCAAGACCCGTTCAAAGTCCGGAGAAGCTGCTTGCGGAGGTCGACAGCGCTTTCGCCAGGAACAGGACCCATGTGAAGAACCACCTGGTGATCCTTTCGCATGACCGGATGTTCCAGCGGCCGGAAGATGCGGCGGCCCTGTCTGCTTTTATCCGGTTGCTCAAACAGAATCCGGCCTATGTTTTCGAAACCGTGGATCATTATCCCGGCATCAAACCGCCTGTGTATCAGCCTTTTTGA
- a CDS encoding 2-oxoacid:acceptor oxidoreductase subunit alpha, whose protein sequence is MTRKEELLQDVVIKFAGDSGDGMQLTGQQFTNNTALLGIDLATFPDFPAEIRAPIGTLPGVSGFQLRFSSDMVYTPGDYCDVLVAMNAAALKVNLKSIKPGGKIIANVDGFDNKNLRLANYPDGVNPLEDGSLDAYDLTTVDVTKLTREALKDFTELGTKERDRAKNMFVLGLIYWMYNRTLDSTIDFLKEKFGKKPVILESNIKVLQAGYNYGDTTEAFTTRYKVEKAKMKSGLYRSIMGNQALSMGLVAASEKSGLPIFLGTYPITPASDILHELSKHKAFGVRTFQAEDEIAGITSAIGASYGGSLGVTTTSGPGMALKSEAMGLAVMLEIPLLIVNIQRGGPSTGLPTKTEQSDLMQAYYGRNGECPMPIIAAATPSDCFDVAYEAVRIAVQHMTPVILLSDGYIANGAEPWKFPVSAELQPIEVKFKKQLDEGEEKFLPYKRDEKLVRPWAVPGTAGLEHRIGGLEKQDVTGNVSYDQDNHQHMVKTRQAKVDKIADYIPLQTLDSGPQKGKVLVLGWGSTYGAIKSAVAELQAEGKAVSHAHLRYVRPFPRNLGEIIKNFDKVLIPEINNGQLVRIIRDEFLVDAKGYNKIMGVPITKSELVDAIEAML, encoded by the coding sequence ATGACAAGAAAAGAAGAGCTCCTCCAGGATGTAGTGATCAAATTTGCAGGCGATAGTGGTGATGGAATGCAACTGACGGGGCAACAGTTTACCAACAATACCGCTTTATTAGGTATAGACCTCGCAACATTTCCCGACTTCCCCGCAGAGATTCGCGCCCCGATCGGCACATTGCCCGGCGTGAGTGGATTTCAGCTGCGCTTCTCCAGCGACATGGTGTATACGCCCGGCGATTATTGCGATGTGCTGGTGGCCATGAACGCCGCTGCGTTGAAAGTGAACCTCAAGAGTATCAAACCCGGTGGCAAGATCATTGCCAATGTTGATGGGTTCGACAATAAGAACCTGCGCCTGGCCAATTATCCCGATGGCGTGAATCCGTTGGAAGATGGCAGCCTGGATGCTTATGACCTCACCACAGTGGATGTAACCAAGCTTACGCGTGAAGCGTTGAAAGACTTCACCGAGCTGGGTACTAAGGAAAGGGACCGTGCAAAGAACATGTTTGTGCTGGGTCTTATTTATTGGATGTACAACCGTACGCTGGACAGTACCATCGACTTCCTCAAAGAAAAATTCGGCAAGAAGCCCGTCATCCTGGAAAGCAATATCAAAGTATTGCAGGCAGGTTATAATTACGGTGATACTACGGAAGCTTTTACTACCCGCTACAAGGTAGAGAAAGCCAAAATGAAATCGGGCCTCTATCGCAGCATCATGGGTAACCAGGCGCTGTCAATGGGATTGGTGGCTGCCAGTGAGAAAAGCGGACTGCCCATTTTCCTGGGCACTTATCCCATCACACCGGCATCGGATATTTTACATGAACTGAGCAAGCATAAAGCGTTTGGTGTGCGCACTTTCCAGGCAGAAGACGAGATCGCCGGTATCACATCGGCCATCGGCGCCAGTTATGGCGGTTCTTTGGGTGTGACTACCACATCCGGACCTGGTATGGCACTCAAATCCGAAGCCATGGGACTGGCCGTGATGCTGGAAATCCCATTGCTCATTGTAAACATACAGCGAGGCGGACCTTCTACCGGTTTGCCCACCAAAACAGAACAGAGCGATCTCATGCAGGCTTATTATGGCCGGAATGGCGAATGTCCCATGCCCATAATAGCTGCTGCTACACCGAGTGATTGTTTCGATGTTGCTTACGAAGCGGTGCGCATTGCGGTGCAGCACATGACGCCCGTGATCCTGCTCAGCGATGGTTATATTGCCAATGGCGCCGAACCCTGGAAATTCCCGGTATCGGCAGAATTGCAACCTATTGAAGTGAAATTCAAAAAGCAATTGGATGAAGGAGAAGAAAAATTCCTTCCTTATAAACGCGATGAGAAACTGGTAAGGCCCTGGGCTGTTCCCGGAACGGCTGGGTTGGAGCACCGTATCGGCGGACTGGAAAAACAAGATGTGACAGGTAATGTGAGTTACGACCAGGACAACCACCAGCACATGGTAAAAACACGCCAGGCCAAAGTAGACAAGATTGCCGATTATATTCCTTTGCAAACACTCGACAGCGGCCCTCAAAAAGGAAAAGTATTGGTACTAGGATGGGGCTCTACTTATGGCGCCATTAAAAGCGCGGTAGCCGAATTGCAGGCAGAAGGCAAAGCCGTTAGCCATGCACACCTTCGTTACGTAAGGCCTTTCCCGAGGAACCTGGGCGAGATCATCAAGAACTTCGATAAAGTGTTGATTCCCGAGATCAACAACGGGCAATTGGTGCGCATCATCCGCGATGAATTCCTGGTAGACGCCAAAGGCTATAACAAAATCATGGGTGTTCCTATTACCAAAAGCGAACTGGTAGATGCCATTGAAGCGATGCTCTAA
- a CDS encoding FUSC family membrane protein encodes MDYLKEYRSFISSHYLSEGVRITAAILLPVLIWSYLGNLPVGMTMALGALSASIPDNPGPIHHRKNGLIVCTIVIFFVSIITSLTAPIHVLFFFVLTGFCFVFSMIGVYGARAGSIGVAALLVMVVQTEHPAKGWDILFNSLILVAGSGWYILLSLVLYGMRPYKLMQQALGEYVMMAADYLRAKATFYDKELDYDKNYQVLLARQIAVQEKQNLVAELIFKTRSIVKESTHTGRVLMMVFMDVADLFERAMTSHQNYEKLHKYFDETGILDEYRLLIVSLSNELDEIGIALKSGTTSGYDQRIDDELLEERERLQKLRTTMLSPSNIEGFISLRHILDSIDDIAARIRTLHHYTSYDKKLRKKKINTPNPDDFISHQDIDPKMLRDNLSFRSNIFRHSLRITTSAVFAYLVAQFLPVGHSYWILLTVVVILKPAYSLTKKRNVERLTGTIFGALIGLAFLYLVKDKTAIVIVLAFAMIGTYSFMRRKYMVSVTMMTFYLLLMFHLLDPKDFAVIFSDRIIDTLIGSAIAFIFGYLLQPVWEHEQINETMATVLKDGISYYRLTAAPFTGKPFDKAVANVARKNSWVALANLSDAFTRMLSEPKSKQINIPHIHQFVVANHMLVSHIATLTYYADSLSGEYVTEDYQPLINASTRYLEQSLQLVETGKGDDNLQYDTTGVRLMDQHINELMRQRQEELKKGIIESSLRKKLSDFKSITDQFYFVYKIATDIQKISLHLKPEND; translated from the coding sequence ATGGATTACCTGAAAGAATACCGCAGTTTCATCAGCAGCCATTACCTGAGCGAAGGGGTAAGAATCACCGCAGCGATACTCCTGCCTGTATTGATCTGGAGTTACCTGGGCAACCTGCCTGTGGGCATGACGATGGCCCTGGGCGCTTTATCGGCGAGCATTCCCGATAACCCGGGTCCTATCCATCATCGCAAGAACGGACTGATCGTTTGCACCATCGTGATCTTCTTTGTATCCATCATCACTTCTTTAACGGCGCCCATACATGTATTGTTCTTTTTTGTGCTCACCGGTTTCTGTTTCGTTTTTTCCATGATCGGTGTGTACGGTGCAAGGGCCGGCTCTATTGGTGTCGCTGCGCTGTTGGTAATGGTGGTTCAAACAGAACATCCGGCAAAAGGTTGGGATATCTTATTCAACAGTCTCATATTGGTAGCCGGCAGCGGCTGGTATATTTTACTGAGCCTGGTATTGTACGGCATGCGGCCGTATAAATTGATGCAACAGGCATTGGGTGAATATGTGATGATGGCTGCCGATTACCTGCGGGCGAAAGCCACTTTTTACGATAAGGAATTGGATTATGATAAGAATTACCAGGTATTGCTGGCCCGGCAGATTGCTGTGCAGGAAAAGCAAAACCTGGTGGCGGAACTGATCTTCAAAACCAGGAGCATCGTTAAAGAATCCACGCATACCGGACGGGTATTGATGATGGTATTCATGGATGTGGCGGACCTGTTCGAGCGGGCCATGACTTCTCACCAGAACTATGAAAAACTACATAAGTATTTTGATGAAACGGGCATACTGGATGAGTATCGTTTACTCATCGTTTCGCTTTCCAATGAACTCGATGAAATAGGCATTGCACTCAAGAGCGGCACCACATCGGGATACGACCAACGAATCGATGATGAGTTGCTGGAAGAAAGAGAGCGCCTGCAGAAGTTGCGTACCACCATGCTCAGCCCTTCGAATATCGAGGGGTTCATCAGCCTTCGCCATATACTGGACAGCATCGACGATATCGCTGCACGGATCAGGACCCTGCATCATTATACTTCCTACGATAAAAAATTACGTAAGAAAAAGATCAACACGCCCAACCCCGATGATTTTATTTCGCACCAGGATATCGATCCTAAAATGTTGCGGGATAACCTGAGTTTCCGGTCGAATATTTTCCGGCATTCGCTGCGCATTACTACTTCGGCAGTCTTCGCTTACCTGGTGGCGCAGTTCCTGCCGGTGGGACATAGTTACTGGATATTACTGACAGTAGTTGTAATACTGAAGCCTGCGTACAGTCTTACTAAAAAACGCAACGTAGAAAGACTTACAGGCACTATTTTCGGTGCACTCATAGGATTGGCTTTTTTGTATTTGGTGAAGGATAAGACCGCCATTGTGATTGTGCTGGCTTTCGCCATGATCGGCACTTACAGTTTTATGCGGAGGAAGTATATGGTGAGTGTAACGATGATGACTTTCTACCTGCTGCTGATGTTTCACCTGCTAGACCCGAAAGACTTCGCTGTCATTTTCAGCGACCGTATCATCGATACATTGATCGGCTCAGCGATCGCTTTTATTTTTGGTTACCTGTTGCAACCGGTATGGGAGCATGAACAGATCAATGAAACCATGGCTACAGTGCTCAAAGATGGTATATCGTATTACCGGCTCACGGCTGCACCGTTTACCGGTAAGCCTTTTGACAAAGCGGTTGCCAATGTAGCCCGCAAAAACAGTTGGGTGGCATTGGCCAACCTGTCGGATGCATTTACGCGCATGTTATCGGAGCCGAAGAGCAAACAGATCAACATACCGCATATTCACCAGTTTGTAGTGGCCAATCACATGCTGGTTTCCCACATTGCCACCCTTACTTATTATGCCGATTCACTTTCGGGTGAATATGTTACGGAAGATTATCAACCATTGATCAATGCCAGCACACGTTATCTTGAACAGTCTTTGCAATTGGTAGAAACTGGTAAAGGAGATGATAACCTGCAGTACGATACCACCGGTGTGCGATTGATGGACCAGCACATCAATGAACTAATGCGGCAGAGACAGGAAGAACTGAAGAAAGGCATCATTGAATCTTCACTGCGCAAAAAGTTGTCGGATTTCAAATCCATTACCGATCAGTTCTATTTCGTTTATAAAATAGCTACTGATATACAGAAAATAAGCCTGCACCTGAAACCAGAAAATGATTGA
- a CDS encoding FMN-binding glutamate synthase family protein, whose amino-acid sequence MRKIFILGSILALLLITVLAYFLGIGWLWLLLLVLPLVLMGIYDMIQVKHSIMRTYPVVGRMRFWMEDLRPKLYQYFVESDIDGRPINRIDRSTIYQRAKQQTDTMPFGTQLDVYAEGYEWMSHSIAPKDFHKLDHQPRMLVGNKGCKQPYSCSILNVSAMSFGSLSPNAIEALNAGALIGGFAHNTGEGGISPYHLKHGGDIIWQIGTGYFGCRDKDGLFSNEGFRENALLPQVKMIELKISQGAKPGHGGILPGKKNTPEIAAIRHVEPYTTVYSPTYHSAFSTPRELVLFIQRLRDLSDGKPTGFKLCIGRKSEFIGICKAMIELDIYPDFITVDGAEGGTGAAPQEFSNYVGAPMLDGLAFVHNMLTGFGIREHIKIIASGKILSGFHLVRAFALGADACNSARAMMMALGCIQALQCNTNKCPTGVATQDPSLSVGLVVADKKQRVANYHAATVSSFVELLGAAGIDDYKKLTRSHIYRRVFMNEVRTLEDIFPSLQAGCMRNGHIPDRYQHDYAMAEIDRW is encoded by the coding sequence ATGCGAAAGATCTTTATCCTTGGTTCAATCCTGGCATTATTGCTGATCACTGTATTGGCATATTTTCTCGGAATAGGCTGGCTCTGGCTGCTGCTCCTGGTATTACCCCTGGTGTTGATGGGCATTTATGATATGATCCAGGTCAAACATTCCATCATGCGTACTTATCCTGTAGTAGGCAGGATGCGTTTCTGGATGGAAGATCTCCGTCCGAAGCTGTACCAGTATTTTGTAGAGTCGGATATCGACGGACGTCCCATCAACCGCATTGATCGTTCTACCATTTACCAGCGTGCCAAGCAGCAAACAGACACCATGCCCTTCGGTACGCAACTGGATGTTTATGCAGAAGGATACGAATGGATGAGTCATTCCATCGCACCCAAAGATTTTCATAAACTCGATCACCAGCCGCGCATGCTCGTAGGCAATAAAGGATGTAAACAACCTTATTCCTGCAGTATCCTCAATGTGTCGGCCATGAGTTTTGGTTCGTTGAGTCCGAATGCCATTGAAGCGCTCAATGCCGGTGCGTTAATCGGCGGTTTTGCACACAATACAGGAGAGGGTGGTATCAGTCCTTATCACCTGAAACATGGCGGCGATATTATTTGGCAAATAGGTACCGGTTATTTCGGTTGTCGCGACAAAGATGGGTTGTTCTCTAATGAAGGTTTCCGCGAGAATGCCTTGTTGCCGCAAGTAAAGATGATTGAGCTGAAGATTTCACAGGGCGCCAAGCCTGGTCACGGTGGCATACTTCCCGGCAAGAAGAATACACCGGAGATCGCCGCCATCCGTCATGTAGAACCATATACCACTGTGTACTCTCCTACTTATCACAGTGCTTTCAGCACGCCACGCGAGTTGGTATTGTTCATCCAACGACTCCGCGATCTATCTGATGGCAAGCCGACAGGTTTCAAATTATGTATTGGCCGCAAAAGTGAATTCATTGGCATCTGCAAAGCCATGATCGAGCTCGATATCTATCCCGATTTTATTACGGTAGACGGCGCAGAAGGCGGTACCGGCGCAGCGCCGCAGGAGTTTTCCAATTATGTGGGCGCTCCCATGCTCGACGGGCTTGCGTTCGTGCACAACATGCTTACCGGTTTCGGTATCCGGGAGCATATCAAGATCATTGCATCGGGCAAGATATTATCGGGCTTCCACCTGGTTCGGGCTTTTGCATTGGGCGCCGATGCCTGCAACAGTGCACGCGCCATGATGATGGCGCTGGGATGTATACAGGCGCTGCAATGTAATACCAATAAATGTCCTACGGGCGTTGCTACACAGGATCCTTCCCTATCGGTTGGACTGGTAGTAGCCGATAAAAAACAACGCGTGGCCAATTATCATGCAGCCACTGTGAGCAGTTTTGTTGAACTGTTAGGCGCCGCTGGTATCGATGATTATAAAAAGCTCACGCGCTCGCATATATACCGCAGGGTGTTTATGAATGAAGTAAGAACTCTTGAAGATATCTTCCCGTCATTGCAAGCCGGGTGCATGCGGAATGGCCATATACCTGACCGGTATCAACACGATTATGCAATGGCGGAAATAGACCGGTGGTAA